The Electrophorus electricus isolate fEleEle1 chromosome 15, fEleEle1.pri, whole genome shotgun sequence genome segment TCAGCGAGTTCCACAGTGGGCCCCGGGGCTGGACCGGGTTCGATACCGGGCGGTGGTGTTGGGCTGGTGCAGGGGCCCGGGGCAACCTCCTCCTCCAGTGCCGCAGCCAACTCCTCTCCGGCAGGTTTCCTGCCCCCGGTTCGGGTCTCCATGGTGAAGCTTCAGCCGGAAGACCCGAGTGAGGAATCCGAACGAGTCTGTTTCAACATCGGCAGGGAACTTTACTTCTATACGTACACAAACATCAAAAAGGTGGGAGAGCACCAGGAAATCTAATATTGCTGAACTGGCATGCATATatgctagctaggtagctagttACCTATTTGGTTTGCTTCACAAGCTTATTGTTGCTAACCTGAGGTTTGCCCTGCTAGCGACCCACTTGGCTAGCTCTAGCAAACTAGTATGTCTATTTTACCAATACGTTATCCACTTTGTTAgaaggctagctagctaatgcatATTGGTTGCTTTATATGTAGTTTGTGTGTCCTTGGATAAATAAACCGATGTGCCATAACCTAACTGTTATTAAATCTAGCTACATTTAAATTCAAGTGATTTTAGCTAGTTACATAAGAAGTTATTGGCTGTAGCTAGTCGTGTTCAACAGACTGTTTGGAAGAGATATCTTCCAAATGCGGACGATCGATAAGACAATAAAATGTTAGCAAACAGTTAGCTACCACAATAACGGCAGTATCATCTGTCGGCTCCAGCTAGTAGAGTAGGAGTAGGTGTGTGCCATGTGTTACAGTTAAACCCGTAAACCCCAGATAGTGGtttcgttagctagctaggtagttGGCTTTTAATCCAGAAAGGATCAGTTTATGAAGAACTTGCTTCATGGGGAAAAAAGGTTCGGAGGGCCACCATGAGGCCTTCCATGTTTCCAACCGTCACGATTTGTTGTCCGTTTCGATTCTGACAACGCACGCATTGGTAAAAATGCATTGTGAttagttattatatatatatatatatatatatatatatatatatatatatatatatatatatatatatatatatatatatttatttattgtacaatAGTCAATGTCTGTTTAACCTACATATGGTTGGCTAGCATGAGGATTTACAGAGTCTTTAAGGACAGGAATCATGGGGTAGCTGAAAGTGTAAGAAACCTGTTTGCACTGACAGGAAGTGCACAGAAAATGCAGGGATAAAGGAATCTTGTGATCCTACCAATTGGCCCTTTTAGCATATATTACTTTGAGGCTTAAATAGATCACACATTATCAGTTCATCAAATTGTTTGCCTGTGTATCATTTGTAAACCTGTCCTGCAGGGTAGGCCTTTTAATATTACAACAGATTTTCCTCTGATGCATTTACATTGTTCTGGCATGGCTAATGGTATGTGTTCACTGCATGTATGAACGatttctctctccacatcttTGATACTCATGATGTCAATCATGAGGTCTTGGTTTTCAAATTAATTCTTTTTTAGTCATGTAGGCTATGCTCATTAACTTGGTTCTGAAATACACTTTTGGgttaaatatttcagtgaagTATGGTAGACTTGTAGTTAAAACATTCCTCATTTGTATTAAAGGCAACCGTTGACGCATTCCTGCTTAAATAtgatatttttgaaatgtgCTGATCTGCAAATACTGAGCTTAAACACATGCTGATGGCATGCTGGATCTAAGTATGTCAGAAATGTTCTGGCATGCAgcatttcttttaattttgaatttaagtgttTGAATTTAAGTTTTGGAACTATGTAGTCACATCCTGGTGTTGCACGGACAATGGGCCTTTTTTCTGACTGGTCAAATCACATGCTGCTGCATGTGATTTTGGGTAAATTTGAAACTATCtcaatatttgtcattttgctgTCAGTTATGTTTGCACTGTTCACCATCCCACAATCCCTTGTGGACACGTATAGTACGTACGTTtgccagggagggagggatggatggaaaATTTCTATTTGCATAATTGTAAGGACATTCTCAACCAACAAAGTTTCTTTCTGCTTAAGCTTTATGGCATAATGGGTAAAAATAGTattatttcctgtttatttgtaGAATTTGTCAGTTCACTGTTTCTATACACTGATAAAAAGTGGACACTGCTTATATTACTCTTTCTGTATTGATGCATAATAAATGGAATCAACATTTCATGTATGCACTTGTttttacaatattatttttattaaaattagtgAAGGTCAACATTAAGGTAACAAGTGACATACATTCAGGTAACATTAAGGTAACATACAAGcctatttcaaaaataaacaatggtAACAAGCAGTACAGTAATGACAAAAAGCTCTATTCCAAGAcacacaatgctctctctctatcttgaGAGAAAGCATGCTAGATGTCTTCATAGTGAACATAAAAAAGTCTCTTGCTATTTGCACAGTAAAAATGTGGTCAGTCGTTTCAATGTCATTCTTATGGAATAGCAGTATCAATCTTGCTTGAGGGgtgtatatataaagaaacGTCTGGACAACTTCTGCTATGGTGGCTCACaggaaatgtaataaaatataaaagtaattCAGTAACTGATTCTTTAGGAAAGGATTTGCAAGTTTCGAGATGTGCAATTGGTATGCTTCAGAGCAAAACCTAGTTCTTTTTAGTTTATTATGCATATTGTGGTCCATGAAATTAGCTACTTCAACTAATTGtgaaatgagaaacaaattaAATCTTATCATATGTAGTAATGCAACTGTGATTCATTTTTTAGTGATTGGTCTCAGGATCAGAGCTTTCTTCATCATCAGTAAGATGTTGTCACATGTTGTCTACATATCTCCTTTCAAGCTTTTATAAATGagtttctttctcctcctccatcaACTTTGCTATTGATCTATTTACTGCCGTCAACAGCCATTCTAAATTTGATTATGTAATCGAAATGTTAAGAAACCCAGACCTTCAACTGTGAAAGATGAATATTCAATTGGGGGGATGACTGTATGATGGACAGGAGTCACACATCACTTAAATTTGATTGAAAATGGAATGTAGATTAAGCTCAAAAGAGCAAATAATTCAACAACCATATGTTGACCATGGTGgagccacagagagagtgaCTTGTACTCTGCAATTTTGATCAGCGACAACGAGGTTGTGGAACGTCATAATAAAGTTGTATATAAGGTACAGTTAGCCTACCATTCCCCCACTAGCAACCTAAGGGCACATTGTCCATTAGCATTTTTTATGCTAGTTAGCATTTTGGGTGTTCTAGCATCAAGATTGTCCTTAGCCTActtttctgatttaaaaaaataaaacaaaaaaacaattatagCACTTTAATGTAAATCTTCCTTCAGAGTAAAGCATCTTTGTTGCCAAATTTCTTGAATTTGTGTGCCTTATCTGGTTAGTGCACCTGTATACTCAATTAAATCACTTGATGacatcgaatattcttaaaatacaatACTATTATCAACATAAAATTTATTAGGACTAATATAAGTACCCGCTTAccgattttctttttttcttccccccccccacttgtTCTTCAGATGTCTACATGCAACCGTTGACCAGAAATCCCATACTGAATACACTGTgcggttttttgggggttttttattGGTAAATTTTCACAGCTATTGTGCCTGTCCTTTTTAAATAGCCTTTTAGAACCTGCTTCcagtataaaataatttcatattgtcaaacaaaattcaattaccatcaaagcaactgcgtgacatgttttaaaaagtacatagaatgttagtaaagttctttatttgtGTTCCTTTCCTTAGTAACCTAATGCAAAAAAATGCACAAGCCTTTGGTTACTTCCCAAAAGTTTTCCAGGCGCAAGTGGTGTGATTTTAGCAACAGTTTCAACAAATAGAGGACACTTAGACAAAAGCATGCGTTCCTCACTTGCCTCATTTGGTCAACCACTCAGTCAACTATAGCCATGCGCACAGTAAAACATTGCATTCTAAGCCAGATGGTGCTGTGCCTGCGTGTGACACTGTTTGGCAAAACTGATGCAGCCATAGATATTGTTTTTAGTCAATAAGTTGATCGCCAATGCTTTTGGACAttatggaaaggaagaggcttattgtAGCTGGAGTTTATGTGGAGTCGTTTGGGGGCattatgagctggaagctgagagaaTTCTAGCGTGGACTGCGATGTTTGTATTGCTAATCACTGGATGTTTACATTCAATGCTGGAAAAATCTTGAacacttgatgtatagtgactaatgactttgtgtgcatttggagaggatTTTGGGCTCTTTGAAGATGTCTAGCACAACTAATGGAAAGTACTGTGTAGCTCCTAaataatttcatgtatatgctcaaaaatTTTCACTTTATTGGACAGTACCCTGGTTAATCAGGAGATACGGAGtctgactgaaaatgaatcttcAGCATCCAAATGCACATTATAAAACCCCAAAataggtgttttttgtttttgacattttcttctgtattagttGAGCTCAGATGGAACCTATATGATGgaaaaaataagcctggatgtaaATGCATGTCTTCttccaagtgtctacttcaatttgaatcctgaacaatcattgtgtaatgtgtacaatttcagatttaaaaattAGTTTAAAACTGGTGGTGCTCATAGGGGCTAAATTTAGTTCCAATTATTCAAATCTATGTTTATCTTTTAGAAGGAATAACTGAATGGcatttttggcccattttgtcATTGCTACATCAAAATATAAGCACTCTTCATCTTTCTGGTATATATCTTGTCCAGTTTTGATTAATGGTTTACAAGTTCTATATTTTCATCCTCTTCTCTGACCCTGAAAGAgcttatttgttttaattagttCAGTTTCTTTTATATTATGGAACAGTCTTACAATGTCTTGAAAATTTGTTAGTATTATATTTGACAAATTCCCATGTATAAGTATTTGGAGAGTGCTTCATAATTATCATTAATCTCATTTCATCGTTAGTCTTATTAATGTTAGTCCATTTTAGGCTTGTGGTGGCAATAGGGTGGACAGCGAAGCTCAGGTTTCTAATCTGTGGTCTATCTCACGATCCCTCTTCCCATCACTCATTAACAAGACCCTAAGGTACTTAAAATTTTCCTTTTGGAGGAATGGTTCTCACTCACTTATCATTTTCATGtcacattcacatacaaaaCACTGAAGTGCATGGTGAAGGCCTCTATATGAGGAAGCCAGAAGAGCATCCTTGTCCATAAAAAGGGATGCAACCTCATAGGACCCACCAGAAACCCTCTTGTTGTAGactgttttgttattgtgttcATGAATATCACCTGTTTTCagaaaattgaaaagaaaataaaaccagtTCACTTAACAGAATCACTTTGGCTATGTTCACATTTCCAATCTATAGTTGGTCAGGCTAGGAGAGATAGCACTTGTCTTCTGTGACTTTCTGCAAGGAAACCAAGGAAACTGATGATGGATGATCCATCCAGGACGGACGTTTCAACCGTTCATCAAGATTACAAAAATTAAGAAAGTAATCGTTAACTCAGATCTCAAAATAGGAATAATATAAAACTGTGATGTAAGGACGTTTTTAAATGCAACACAGTACTTGATGGACGACAGGTTCAAACATGTGCATACTCTGTTCACCATCTTGTCAGAAATCCAATTGTAGAAGACATTGCTTATGCTAGCAGTACTTTGCCTAAAGGGCAGCCATGCAGCACATGATGATGGTAAGAGAAAAATTGGAGAGTTGCTGATTCTCTAACAAAAGAGAGGCTATAGCAATGTACCACTGTTTAGCAATGAGTGCAAAGTGTACCTCTTGGCTCAGACAGCCTTAACAGATTAAAATAATTGTAAGATAATCACAAAAGGCTCTGACTGCACCAAATCCATTCAATGTTTTATGACTTATCTTCTAGCATCAGTAAAGAATATCAAGAATCTATACCATTCATCATCCAGTAGGAATTTGTTAGAAGAATTTATTGCAGAACACAAAGGGCATATGATGGTTAATGAATCAGCTGTAGTCTAATGGGGGGCTGATGGTGAGGAGGGGGTGTGCAATTTGgattattttagttatttattgcCAGCTATATGGCAAAGACTATGATGCTTGGACCAGCTTCAGTTCATTTTCTTGTGTTAATTACATATATCTTTGACTGTTCaaacatgtatggcatttagttgacacatttatccaaagcaacttacaattatggctgagtacaatttgagcaattgagggttaagggccttgctcagggacacaacaatggcaacttgaaggcagtggggcttgaactagcaaccttctgattactagtcaagtacctacAGTGTTAGGGCAGTGGTACTGCGCTACGACCGCCATATTCATGGCTGAATACAGTATTATGTTGACAGTGTAATGAAAACTGCTGTTCTTGGTCATTCTTGCAGTGCTGCAAAGTAATTTACATTGCTTTAATACAAAATCTTTTTAGATAATGCTGAGACCTTATATAAAGACCGccacaaaaaaagcaatttgttCAGAGCACTCAGGCTTTTCCTCCATTTACTTCTATTTTGTGAGCTGAGCACATGGTTTTATGTTCACAACCCACTACAATGTTTACATCATGGATTGCTGTTTGCCCCTGAAGAAAGGTTATCTGGTGGCAGCAAATTTTGCAGCCatcaagacaaaaaaaaaaaaaaaaatcatccaaTGCCGTACACAAAcaatattattcattatgaCATATGGTACACGTGCAACTCGGTGCAACTGTTAGGTATGTCTGGGAAGTTTGAAAGTTGGCTGCATGTTATtctattaatgttttaataaagtattaaaaatattaccAGGTAAAAGTATGTCATCTCTCATTCTGCTGTCTATTGTGCTGCAAGGAGAAGAATTCAGAATTCATATTGAACTGTTGTCCTTCCAAAAATCTAAATCCAAGTGGGAAGAAACTTGGTTAGGTGCTAATAGAAAAGCAGGTTTCTTGCAAGATGCTTCGCCCATGCCCCTCAACAGCAAAAGGGATGGATGGGTGAAGCATCAAAAGGCATAGCCATGACAGAAAAGTGTAAATACACTGGTAGATTGTTTTATGGtgtctgacctctctctctgtctctctttctgtgtgtgtccctgtagGCCGTGGATCTTAGTAAGCCTATAGATAAGCGTATATACAAGGGGACACAGCCCACCTGTCATGACTTCAATCAGTACTCCGCCACTGCAGACAGTGTGGCTCTCATCGTGGGCTTTTCTGCAGGCCAGGTGCAGTACCTGGACCCTATCAAGAAAGAGACCAGCAAGCTCTTCAATGAAGAGGTGTGTTTGTAAACCGAAAGTGCATagcaaaaaaaagttcaaattaaAATTTGTGAATTTTAGTTAGTGACTTTTATGTTGTACAATCTTTTACAAGATTCCTTCTTCATATTAAGATGGACATGATGGCTATGTATAGATACTGTGGAAACCATGATGGAAACCATGATGTCACTTAAAAGCCagcagcaaaataaatataaatgaaatgcaatacaaatgatgaacaaaaacaatacaaacaacaaatatgAGAAATAGTTAGAACAGTAAGTAGCACACCTCATTGTGACAATTGGAGGTTTGTGAATTGGCAATTAGAAGTTCACATCAGGGCCCTGAAGAGACCCTTAAAGGAGCAGGTGCTCAAACTTAAAAAGGAGCACAtggataaacattttaaaataactacaCTGTGATCTGCTGATGAAATTGTTGCTCTCTTTAATCTATCTTGCCAGGGATGCACTGCTTTTCGGCCTTACAAAGTTCattagttgttttgttgtttttttgaggTATTTTTGTTCTAACtacaaatgtaattatgaatAGGCCTATCTAACAACATTGAATAGTGAatgacatcgtgtgtgtgtgtctgcgcgtgcaCGTTTGTGTGAGATTATTCTTATTTCTTAAAAAGACCTGTATTGAAGGTGTGATGAGTGTTTCCTGCTTGATCAAGATTTCCTGATTCAGCTCTCAGCCAAAGTAAATTTACTTTCCTCTCCATGATCTAACCTTCACACTGACTTGTTAAGGTTTTAAAGAAgtaataaactgaaaaatgtttaaaataaagaaagtgAATGGGGATGAGTTATCAGGATTACTCTGTCTAATAATGAATAATCACTAATAATGAATAATCACTAATGAATCAATATCTGCATGTCTGCTTTTCTAGATTATTCTTATAAATCTGGATCCTTGATACAAGTAGATACTTGCTGTATAAATTGAATAGCATGTAATAGCTTTCAGAATAATCAAATTCACTTTTATAGccaaagttgttttgtttttgtttttgttttttttttagtccgATAGACTTTCTTTGTACAGATCAGATATGCTGAGCTTTTCAGAGCCCCAAACTGGCTCTTGCACCTAATAGTTATCTTGACCATGAGGTCATCAGTACACTCTTCTGCCTTTTATTATGACTTTCTCTTTATTAGCTTGGCTTCATATAGCACTATTATATATTTCCTGTACATTCCTGTACGTGTCTTGAATGATTGTAGTAGCTCTTGATAAGAGTGCTGATGAAATTAGGAACAAAAATGGTACAAAACAAAGCATCTCAGAGGGGCAGATGTGTCAAAAGTTGGCTTTAGGTCCTGAGTTCCACAACAGATAAGCATTTTTCCCCCATCATCATGGGCTTGCTGGTTCAAGTACCAGTGATGCCACAGCCAGGGAGTCCAAGGGAGCAAAATTGTTGCTGCACTCTGGGTAGGAGGCATGGTGTTACTATGCGCCCTGTGAATCACAGCTACACTACTAACACATTGAGAATGTGTGCTCATGTTTGGTGATGAGGGCAGTTAGTGCTTTCCTCCAAGACGGTTCAGCTGCTCTGTGTTGCAGCATGGACAACTACATTGAACATATGTTGGTGGTAGTTGTATTACAGCAAATGgcttaacaaataaaattagGAGAAAAAAGGCATAAACCTACCTTAGAATGTTGCAGCACATTTGTAATGAACCTTTGGATTTGCTGGCTTGCCTGGAAGGCATTGGACAACCGTTCTTCTCTGCAGAAAGATAAATTGATCTATTCAGACATTTACTAGAGCACTCATTCTTGGACCTCAAATTCCTCTACACTTCACATTTTAGCAaatttttaaagttaaatttgtgaattgtcatttatttggtgttgggtgtgtgtagtttaaattaaaatgtgaagtgcagGTCAACTTGCAGCCCAAGATTAAAAAACACTGCACTAGTCTAATTTGGGTTTGCAGGTAAGAAAGTAATTTAGAAAATCTACTTCATAAAGTGAAGGTCTGCTGGCTTCAAACTGAAGGATTTATCACATGCAGTCTTCATTCTCTTAGTTGGGTTTATTGTTGTACCATAAGTGGAAAAACTAATATTGGGAACTAAAATGGGAAATCAGTAATAATGGCCATCTAGATATTCTGAAAAGTCTATAACATACCTGGTATTATCTCTCCTTTGCTTTCCAGAGATTAATAGACAAAACTAAAGTGACATGTCTGAAATGGTTGCCCAAATCTGAGAATCTGTTCCTGGCCTCTCATGCCAGCGGCCACCTCTACCTCTACAATGTAGAGCACCCCTGTGGTACCACTGCTCCACAATACTCGCTGCTCCGACAGGGGGAGGGTTTTACTGTCTACGCATGCAAGACCAAGACACCTCGCAACCCCTTACTGCGCTGGGCAGTAGGTGAGGGAGGCCTAAATGAGTTTTCATTCTCTCCGGACGGTGTACATGTGGCCTGCGTGGGCCAGGATGGCTGTCTCCGTGTCTTCCACTTTGACTCAATGGAACTGCAAGGCATCATGAAGAGTTACTTTGGCGGTCTGCTCTGCGTGTCGTGGAGCCCAGACGGGAAGTACCTGGCTACAGGTGGTGAAGATGACCTGGTCACTGTGTGGTCATTTACGGAGAGCCGCGTGGTTGCTCGGGGTCACGGCCACAAGTCATGGGTCAATGTAGTGGCCTTTGACCCCTTTACCACCAGCATAGAAGAAGAAGAGCCAATGGAACTAAGTGGCAGTGAAGAGGACCTTCACCAGGGAGCACTGAACTTCAGTCGTGTGCGCACGAGCAGTACTCTGTCCCGTCTCTCTCGTCACAGTTCCAAAGGTGGAGCACCTTCTGTGTCATACCGGTTTGGATCAGTCGGACAGGACACACAGTTCTGCTTGTGGGACCTTACTGATGATATTCTGTATCCACGCTTGCCGCTGTCCCGTGCCCTTACCAACACTTTCAGTCCCAATGCGCCACCTTCTGTCAGTGGTGGAATGAACAGCACAAGTGGAAGTGGAGGGGTTGAAGG includes the following:
- the zmp:0000000529 gene encoding WD repeat-containing protein 20 isoform X2, whose protein sequence is MAGDGGALKDINEIKCQFRTREGFYKLLTLSDSQQRGGLSRGPSASSTVGPGAGPGSIPGGGVGLVQGPGATSSSSAAANSSPAGFLPPVRVSMVKLQPEDPSEESERVCFNIGRELYFYTYTNIKKAVDLSKPIDKRIYKGTQPTCHDFNQYSATADSVALIVGFSAGQVQYLDPIKKETSKLFNEERLIDKTKVTCLKWLPKSENLFLASHASGHLYLYNVEHPCGTTAPQYSLLRQGEGFTVYACKTKTPRNPLLRWAVGEGGLNEFSFSPDGVHVACVGQDGCLRVFHFDSMELQGIMKSYFGGLLCVSWSPDGKYLATGGEDDLVTVWSFTESRVVARGHGHKSWVNVVAFDPFTTSIEEEEPMELSGSEEDLHQGALNFSRVRTSSTLSRLSRHSSKGGAPSVSYRFGSVGQDTQFCLWDLTDDILYPRLPLSRALTNTFSPNAPPSVSGGMNSTSGSGGVEGHHHPSNQPVTLPLPLPRSLSRSNSLPHPAVANATKSQGVTESGGTVGSNSAGGSTPFSIGRFATLSLQERKSDKSGTGGEKEHKRYHSLGNISKSNDKINVAPRSNRLDASKVLGTTLCPRMNEVPLLEPLVCKKIAHERLTVLVFMDDCIITACQEGLICTWARPGKVHPSQPLSTQNGNSPSGTVV
- the zmp:0000000529 gene encoding dystrophia myotonica WD repeat-containing protein isoform X1, coding for MRLNANSGLERVFTSYLRFRIHSKEAVDLSKPIDKRIYKGTQPTCHDFNQYSATADSVALIVGFSAGQVQYLDPIKKETSKLFNEERLIDKTKVTCLKWLPKSENLFLASHASGHLYLYNVEHPCGTTAPQYSLLRQGEGFTVYACKTKTPRNPLLRWAVGEGGLNEFSFSPDGVHVACVGQDGCLRVFHFDSMELQGIMKSYFGGLLCVSWSPDGKYLATGGEDDLVTVWSFTESRVVARGHGHKSWVNVVAFDPFTTSIEEEEPMELSGSEEDLHQGALNFSRVRTSSTLSRLSRHSSKGGAPSVSYRFGSVGQDTQFCLWDLTDDILYPRLPLSRALTNTFSPNAPPSVSGGMNSTSGSGGVEGHHHPSNQPVTLPLPLPRSLSRSNSLPHPAVANATKSQGVTESGGTVGSNSAGGSTPFSIGRFATLSLQERKSDKSGTGGEKEHKRYHSLGNISKSNDKINVAPRSNRLDASKVLGTTLCPRMNEVPLLEPLVCKKIAHERLTVLVFMDDCIITACQEGLICTWARPGKVHPSQPLSTQNGNSPSGTVV